One Arthrobacter sp. StoSoilB20 DNA segment encodes these proteins:
- the rsmI gene encoding 16S rRNA (cytidine(1402)-2'-O)-methyltransferase → MDEAVPAAGAGATPGVGRIVLAATPIGNVGDATTRLVELLGTADIVAAEDTRRLHRLVTALGVEVSGRVISYHEHNEAAKTGELLDHVRAGKTILMVSDAGMPAVSDPGFRLVEGAVAAGLTVTAVPGPSAVLTALALSGLPTDRFCFEGFLPRKAGERNSRLADLADERRTMVFFEAPHRLEVMLRALHERLGADRRVAVCRELTKTYEEVIRGTLRDLLQWAENNEVRGEIAVVVGGAPEQEPGKPEDHVAAVNELISQGIRLKEAVAAVAEDARVSKRELYSAVLAAR, encoded by the coding sequence CTGGACGAGGCCGTTCCTGCAGCCGGCGCCGGCGCAACTCCTGGCGTAGGCCGGATTGTGTTGGCTGCCACTCCCATCGGAAACGTGGGTGATGCGACCACGAGGCTGGTTGAACTCCTGGGGACCGCAGACATCGTGGCTGCAGAGGACACCAGGCGATTGCACCGGCTGGTGACGGCCCTGGGAGTGGAAGTCTCCGGACGGGTCATCAGCTACCACGAGCACAACGAGGCAGCCAAGACCGGCGAGCTCCTGGACCATGTGCGGGCAGGAAAGACCATCCTGATGGTCAGCGACGCCGGAATGCCCGCCGTATCGGACCCCGGGTTCCGTTTGGTGGAAGGCGCCGTTGCCGCGGGCTTGACCGTCACCGCCGTCCCTGGCCCCTCGGCCGTTCTGACCGCATTGGCACTGTCCGGCCTGCCAACCGACCGCTTCTGCTTTGAGGGGTTCCTGCCGCGTAAAGCGGGGGAGCGGAACTCACGTCTCGCGGACCTCGCGGACGAGCGCCGCACCATGGTCTTCTTCGAGGCCCCGCATCGGCTCGAAGTGATGCTCCGGGCACTCCACGAGCGCTTGGGTGCCGATCGCCGCGTAGCGGTGTGCCGCGAGCTGACCAAGACCTATGAGGAAGTTATTCGCGGAACCCTGCGCGACCTGCTCCAGTGGGCAGAGAACAACGAAGTCCGCGGCGAGATCGCCGTGGTAGTCGGTGGTGCGCCTGAACAGGAGCCCGGCAAACCCGAGGACCACGTCGCAGCCGTTAACGAACTCATCTCCCAGGGCATCCGCCTCAAGGAAGCCGTGGCAGCAGTGGCGGAGGACGCCCGCGTCAGCAAGCGGGAACTGTACTCGGCGGTACTCGCAGCGCGCTGA
- a CDS encoding NAD-dependent succinate-semialdehyde dehydrogenase — MTVTVERESELLASVPTGLLINGQWRPAGSGKTFDVEDPATGKVLLSISDAGAEDGAAALDAAAAAQADWARTAPRERGEILRRAFELVTERAEDFALLMTLEMGKPLAEARGEVTYGAEFLRWFSEEAVRVSGRYSAAPDGKNRLLVQKKPVGPCLLITPWNFPLAMATRKVAPAVAAGCTMVLKPANLTPLTSLLFAQVMQEAGLPAGVLNVIQTSTAGAVTGPLIKDDRLRKISFTGSTPVGQALIREAADKVLRTSMELGGNAPFVVFEDADLDKAVEGAIAAKMRNMGEACTAANRFIVHESIADSFAEKFAAKIGSLTTARGTEPESKVGPLIDGKARDGVHALVSEAVAGGATAVTGGAAVDGPGYFYQPTVLKNVAADARILQEEIFGPVAPIITFSTEDDAVRLANNTEYGLVAYVFTKDLNRGLRISERIETGMLGLNAGVISNAAAPFGGVKQSGLGREGGSEGIEEYLYTQYVGIADPYAD; from the coding sequence ATGACTGTCACGGTTGAACGCGAAAGCGAACTGCTGGCTTCCGTCCCCACCGGCCTGCTGATCAACGGTCAGTGGCGCCCGGCCGGATCCGGAAAGACCTTTGATGTTGAGGACCCGGCTACGGGCAAGGTCCTGCTCAGCATCTCCGACGCCGGTGCTGAAGACGGCGCTGCCGCCCTCGACGCCGCTGCTGCCGCCCAGGCCGATTGGGCCCGCACCGCCCCCCGCGAACGCGGCGAGATCCTGCGCCGCGCCTTTGAACTGGTCACCGAACGCGCCGAGGACTTCGCACTGCTGATGACCTTGGAAATGGGCAAGCCCTTGGCCGAGGCCCGCGGTGAAGTCACCTATGGCGCAGAGTTCCTGCGCTGGTTCTCCGAGGAAGCCGTCCGCGTGTCCGGCCGCTACTCTGCAGCCCCCGATGGCAAGAACCGCCTCCTGGTGCAGAAGAAGCCGGTGGGCCCCTGCCTGCTGATCACCCCGTGGAACTTCCCGCTGGCCATGGCTACCCGCAAGGTTGCCCCGGCCGTCGCCGCCGGTTGCACCATGGTGCTCAAGCCCGCCAACCTGACCCCGCTGACCAGCCTGCTGTTCGCACAGGTCATGCAGGAGGCCGGCCTTCCCGCCGGTGTCCTCAACGTCATCCAGACCTCCACCGCCGGTGCTGTCACCGGCCCGCTGATCAAGGATGACCGTCTCCGCAAGATCTCCTTCACCGGCTCCACCCCGGTGGGCCAGGCACTGATCCGCGAAGCCGCCGACAAGGTCCTGCGCACCTCCATGGAACTTGGCGGCAACGCCCCGTTCGTGGTCTTCGAGGACGCTGACCTGGACAAGGCCGTTGAGGGTGCCATCGCAGCGAAGATGCGCAACATGGGTGAGGCCTGCACCGCTGCGAACCGTTTCATCGTGCACGAGTCCATCGCCGACTCCTTCGCCGAGAAGTTTGCCGCCAAGATCGGCTCGCTCACCACTGCCCGCGGTACCGAGCCCGAGTCCAAGGTTGGCCCGCTGATCGACGGCAAGGCCCGCGACGGCGTTCACGCCCTGGTTTCTGAAGCCGTAGCAGGAGGTGCCACAGCCGTCACCGGTGGTGCCGCCGTCGACGGTCCCGGATACTTCTACCAGCCCACCGTGCTGAAGAACGTCGCGGCCGACGCCCGTATCCTCCAGGAAGAGATCTTCGGGCCGGTAGCGCCGATCATCACCTTCTCCACCGAGGACGACGCCGTTCGCCTGGCCAACAACACCGAGTACGGCCTGGTTGCCTACGTCTTCACCAAGGACCTCAACCGTGGCCTGCGCATCAGTGAGCGGATCGAAACCGGCATGCTCGGCCTGAACGCCGGTGTTATCTCCAACGCGGCGGCACCGTTCGGTGGCGTCAAGCAGTCCGGGCTGGGCCGTGAAGGCGGCTCCGAAGGCATCGAAGAGTACCTGTACACCCAGTACGTAGGTATCGCGGACCCGTACGCCGACTAA
- a CDS encoding DUF3488 and transglutaminase-like domain-containing protein → MTATSHRGSPAPVLPGGTTGPKPSASPRPRTPGPGPYPWVMAGSIVVAVLGAALSLNGVLRGWAWFMPLITTVVVVALTLALLRALRAKPLLATLGSFASLAGILSFTFFRQESLAGFIPTPGTFTAVGRLVKRAAETVVSESAPVAPNAGIVFVMCACLGLLVILIDALAVPLSMPAASGIGLLAVMVVPATIKPQSVGVAGFIGATVGYLLILGCSHWFAPDARLQSGSGRGSGQFRRSLVTGGLALALTMVVPLAIPGFETGTFPQGSRLSPWGTSNGLNPMITLGNSLRSPTGSGRITYATSASGPLYLRSVTIDHFDGETWAPDDRTAQRRAGADRIETGYAVQGEVVNTVTSVNAGLFTSPYLPAPFAPASVNGLNGRWTWDPATLSIMSNETTTRAQRYVVFSGAPKITAESLSRATAAPQGISEDFLRIPGNLPDIVRQTADSVTASQSSNYGKALAIQKYLRSGEFTYSLQAPVQNGYDGNGLSVLADFLTVKSGYCVHFSSAMAVMARAEGIPSRIAVGYAPGRLTGESVALVGQGSFPEYEVDARDAHAWPELYFEGLGWVPFEPTPSRGVVPQYATETSVPGNLSTNADEKEVLTTPAPATPAPVPLPGVETPAAGTTNANPLPVIGAAAAGVVLLLAFLWSPRLSRTILRRRRLNQKPADDADALEPGFKDPVPELAWAELQDLAADYGLPSTPSETPRHFSARLRSSTALGEAGGMDDAAHVAVASLTSDFERQRYGRWSAPSAAPAAAARVAVVRESLRTNARWLVRFRADWLPPSMMRRWVHALGAPFRAISSLGTASGRGVARWWRTLRGALPQRR, encoded by the coding sequence ATGACCGCAACATCCCACAGGGGGTCCCCTGCCCCTGTTCTTCCCGGCGGAACCACCGGGCCGAAGCCGTCGGCGTCCCCGCGCCCACGGACCCCGGGCCCCGGCCCTTACCCCTGGGTCATGGCAGGGTCGATCGTTGTTGCCGTCCTGGGCGCTGCCTTGTCCTTGAACGGTGTCCTCAGGGGGTGGGCCTGGTTCATGCCCTTGATCACCACAGTGGTGGTCGTTGCGCTGACGTTGGCCCTCCTCCGGGCACTCCGGGCCAAACCGCTGTTGGCTACCTTGGGTTCGTTCGCCTCGCTCGCGGGGATTCTCAGCTTCACATTCTTCCGGCAGGAAAGCCTGGCGGGCTTCATCCCCACTCCGGGGACCTTTACCGCCGTCGGACGCCTGGTCAAACGCGCTGCCGAGACCGTGGTTTCCGAAAGTGCCCCGGTGGCTCCCAATGCGGGGATCGTCTTCGTCATGTGCGCGTGTTTGGGTCTCCTGGTGATCCTGATCGACGCTTTGGCAGTGCCACTTTCGATGCCCGCGGCCAGCGGTATCGGCCTTCTGGCAGTGATGGTGGTTCCGGCCACCATCAAACCGCAGAGCGTGGGCGTTGCCGGTTTCATTGGCGCCACTGTTGGGTACCTCCTCATTTTGGGATGCAGCCACTGGTTTGCCCCTGATGCCAGGCTCCAGTCCGGATCCGGCAGGGGCTCGGGCCAATTCCGGCGCTCCTTGGTGACCGGAGGCTTGGCGCTGGCCTTGACCATGGTGGTTCCGCTGGCCATTCCGGGGTTCGAGACCGGGACCTTTCCCCAAGGATCGCGGCTGAGTCCCTGGGGCACCTCCAACGGACTCAACCCCATGATCACGCTGGGCAACAGCCTCCGGAGCCCCACGGGATCGGGCCGCATCACCTATGCAACCAGTGCCAGCGGCCCTCTTTACCTGAGGTCAGTGACCATTGACCACTTCGACGGCGAAACCTGGGCCCCGGATGACCGTACAGCGCAGCGGCGCGCGGGTGCCGACAGGATCGAAACCGGATACGCGGTCCAAGGCGAAGTGGTGAACACAGTCACGTCGGTCAATGCCGGCCTGTTCACCAGCCCCTACCTTCCTGCTCCCTTCGCGCCAGCATCGGTCAACGGCCTTAATGGGCGCTGGACCTGGGATCCTGCCACGTTGAGCATCATGAGTAACGAGACCACCACCCGTGCCCAGCGGTATGTGGTGTTTTCCGGCGCCCCGAAAATCACGGCAGAATCCCTGTCCCGTGCCACCGCGGCTCCCCAAGGCATCTCAGAGGACTTCCTGCGGATTCCGGGCAACCTTCCCGACATCGTGCGGCAAACAGCCGATTCCGTCACTGCCTCCCAGAGCAGCAACTACGGCAAGGCACTGGCCATCCAGAAATACCTGCGCTCCGGTGAATTTACGTACTCTTTGCAGGCTCCGGTGCAGAACGGCTACGACGGCAACGGTCTCTCAGTCCTGGCCGACTTCCTTACCGTCAAGAGTGGCTACTGCGTCCATTTCTCTTCGGCAATGGCCGTCATGGCGCGGGCTGAGGGTATTCCCAGCCGCATTGCCGTGGGTTACGCACCCGGCCGGCTGACAGGCGAGTCCGTGGCGTTGGTGGGCCAGGGTTCCTTCCCTGAGTACGAGGTAGATGCCCGGGATGCCCATGCGTGGCCCGAGCTCTACTTCGAGGGCCTCGGCTGGGTTCCGTTCGAGCCCACTCCTTCGCGCGGCGTCGTCCCCCAGTACGCTACGGAAACCTCCGTTCCGGGCAACCTCAGCACCAATGCGGACGAAAAAGAAGTCCTGACCACCCCGGCCCCGGCCACGCCGGCCCCTGTTCCGTTGCCGGGCGTGGAAACTCCCGCTGCGGGAACAACCAACGCGAACCCGCTGCCGGTCATCGGCGCGGCGGCTGCAGGCGTGGTATTGCTGCTCGCGTTCCTGTGGTCACCGCGGCTGAGCCGGACCATACTGCGGCGGCGCCGCTTGAACCAAAAGCCTGCCGACGACGCCGATGCCCTGGAGCCCGGCTTCAAGGATCCCGTCCCTGAGCTGGCGTGGGCGGAGCTGCAGGACCTCGCTGCGGACTACGGTTTGCCGTCGACGCCCAGCGAAACGCCAAGGCACTTCTCAGCAAGGCTTCGCTCCAGCACAGCCCTCGGGGAAGCTGGAGGAATGGACGACGCCGCTCACGTCGCGGTTGCCTCACTCACCTCGGATTTCGAGCGGCAGCGCTATGGCCGTTGGAGCGCACCGTCGGCGGCGCCAGCGGCCGCGGCGCGCGTCGCCGTCGTGCGTGAATCCTTACGTACCAATGCCCGCTGGCTGGTGCGCTTCCGCGCCGACTGGCTGCCGCCGTCGATGATGCGTCGGTGGGTGCACGCGCTGGGCGCACCGTTCCGGGCCATAAGTTCCCTCGGTACTGCTTCCGGGCGGGGGGTTGCCCGGTGGTGGCGGACGCTGCGGGGAGCGCTCCCCCAGCGGCGCTGA
- a CDS encoding DUF58 domain-containing protein, translating to MALVDRLPKHLFTNRGWGLLAAGAVSLGCAYVMGRRDLLTLAVLLLILPLVALAGVRVLKPKFQVYREFNPSTVETSSTTTVRLAVARSSYSTGHVIMEEQLPPRFGSPPAFRFPARSASGGTSRYEYHLRSGKRGQFRIGPVTAEFSDPFGLSLRRHAIDDGDILTVTPAAVELPVTGLAGARGNDGVTATRIRANPSDDDIMTREYRHGDPMRRVHWAATARHGQLMVRQEESVTTPEATLILDQRFTAFAAGSGFMSGGHDEDSDLVTSPGFEWVVTAAMSIAAHLAESNYSLRVLDVFGSPAFIRSRSASEPDTEEFTGIGGLQAIAEGLAAIELSGPRHPRAEHHKPDHHKPEHHGPDQRRPDQRRADNHGPDRAAGPATAPVAAPASSDASDSAFDDRLMDKLAAHRLRGPLLALLGTLTPAEARSLAPAAAYGANAFVLMVSDANRNNDDVLEILRLAGWRVAVVTSRTQLAAAWSSFDEGGIVAAAGAAMDVRRGAAVPR from the coding sequence ATGGCGCTCGTGGATCGGCTCCCCAAGCACTTGTTTACCAATCGCGGCTGGGGCTTGCTGGCGGCCGGAGCCGTCTCCCTCGGGTGCGCCTACGTCATGGGGAGGCGGGATCTGCTGACCCTGGCGGTCTTGTTGCTTATCCTGCCGCTCGTGGCCCTGGCCGGGGTACGGGTGCTGAAACCCAAGTTCCAGGTGTACCGGGAGTTCAATCCCTCCACAGTGGAGACTTCCAGCACCACCACCGTTCGATTGGCTGTTGCCCGGTCCTCGTATTCCACGGGGCACGTCATCATGGAGGAGCAGTTGCCTCCCCGCTTCGGTTCGCCCCCGGCATTCCGCTTCCCGGCCCGCTCCGCGTCCGGAGGAACCAGCCGTTACGAATACCATCTGCGCTCCGGTAAGCGCGGACAGTTCCGCATAGGTCCGGTCACGGCAGAGTTCAGCGACCCCTTCGGTTTGTCGCTGCGGCGGCATGCAATCGACGACGGCGACATCCTCACCGTGACGCCGGCCGCCGTCGAACTTCCTGTCACCGGGCTGGCAGGTGCGCGCGGCAACGACGGTGTGACAGCCACGCGCATCAGGGCCAACCCCAGCGACGATGACATCATGACCCGCGAATACCGGCACGGCGATCCCATGCGCCGCGTGCATTGGGCGGCTACCGCACGTCACGGCCAACTCATGGTCCGCCAAGAGGAATCGGTGACCACCCCCGAGGCCACCCTTATCCTTGACCAGCGCTTCACCGCTTTTGCAGCAGGCTCGGGTTTCATGTCCGGAGGCCATGACGAGGACTCGGACCTGGTGACCAGCCCCGGCTTCGAATGGGTGGTAACAGCGGCAATGTCCATCGCGGCGCATCTGGCGGAATCAAACTACTCCTTGCGTGTACTGGATGTTTTCGGCAGCCCCGCGTTCATCCGTTCGCGATCGGCGTCGGAGCCGGATACCGAAGAATTCACCGGCATCGGCGGGCTGCAGGCCATCGCCGAAGGGCTGGCCGCCATTGAACTCAGCGGCCCCAGGCACCCCCGCGCAGAGCACCATAAGCCGGACCACCATAAGCCAGAGCACCACGGGCCGGACCAGCGCAGGCCGGACCAGCGCAGGGCAGACAACCACGGGCCCGACCGCGCCGCTGGCCCCGCAACGGCCCCCGTAGCGGCCCCCGCCAGCTCGGATGCCTCCGATTCCGCCTTCGATGACCGGCTCATGGACAAACTGGCCGCCCACCGCCTTCGCGGCCCGCTTCTTGCCCTGCTGGGCACCCTGACTCCTGCCGAGGCCCGGTCGCTGGCGCCCGCGGCAGCCTACGGTGCCAACGCGTTTGTCCTGATGGTCAGTGATGCCAACCGGAACAATGATGATGTCCTGGAGATTCTGCGCCTGGCAGGTTGGCGTGTGGCCGTGGTGACCTCCAGGACCCAGTTGGCCGCTGCCTGGTCTTCCTTTGACGAAGGCGGAATCGTGGCCGCGGCAGGAGCAGCCATGGACGTTCGCCGTGGAGCGGCGGTGCCCCGATGA
- a CDS encoding MoxR family ATPase, producing MESKRQVSVEPTPFQGEAYSTLPRDGAALNGHRPQVMDAERFHDASERILGSISKVIDGKADAAKLALTVLLAQGHLLLEDVPGVGKTLLAKTLARTVDCTVSRIQFTPDLLPSDVTGVSIYNQSSRQFEFRPGAVFANIVIGDEINRASAKTQSALLECMEEHQVTVDGHSYQLGLPFMVVATQNPIEMEGTYPLPEAQRDRFMARISMGYPDKEAEIEMLETHQAASPLVNVTPVVSAADVAAMIAAVQQVYVSTAIKEYTVAIGRATRDSARLRLGASPRSLLQLLRAAKATAALDGRDFVLPDDVVDVAESVLAHRIILDRKAASSGDTPQSILRGILAALPVAQEPPGAWRRDRHTA from the coding sequence ATGGAGTCCAAGCGACAAGTATCCGTTGAACCTACCCCGTTCCAAGGGGAGGCTTACAGTACGCTGCCACGGGATGGTGCGGCACTGAATGGACACAGGCCGCAGGTCATGGACGCGGAGCGCTTCCACGATGCCAGCGAACGCATCCTGGGATCCATCAGCAAGGTCATCGATGGCAAAGCCGATGCCGCCAAGCTCGCTTTGACAGTGTTGCTCGCCCAGGGCCACCTCCTGCTGGAAGACGTTCCCGGCGTAGGCAAGACCCTGCTGGCAAAGACTTTGGCCCGGACCGTGGACTGCACGGTCTCCCGCATCCAGTTCACGCCCGATCTCCTGCCCTCGGACGTCACCGGTGTCTCCATCTACAACCAGTCCTCACGGCAGTTTGAGTTCCGGCCCGGCGCAGTGTTCGCGAACATAGTCATCGGCGACGAAATCAACCGTGCTTCGGCCAAGACCCAGTCCGCGCTGCTGGAGTGCATGGAAGAGCACCAGGTCACCGTTGACGGGCATTCCTACCAGCTGGGACTTCCCTTCATGGTGGTCGCGACACAGAACCCCATCGAAATGGAGGGCACCTACCCGCTGCCCGAGGCCCAGCGCGACCGTTTCATGGCAAGGATTTCCATGGGCTATCCGGACAAGGAAGCCGAAATCGAGATGCTGGAGACGCACCAGGCGGCTTCTCCCCTGGTCAACGTGACCCCCGTGGTCTCGGCCGCCGACGTCGCGGCCATGATCGCCGCCGTGCAGCAGGTGTATGTGTCCACGGCCATCAAGGAATACACCGTTGCCATCGGGCGGGCTACCCGCGACTCCGCACGCCTCCGCCTCGGCGCGAGCCCGCGGTCCTTGTTGCAGCTGCTGAGGGCAGCCAAGGCAACTGCGGCATTGGACGGCCGGGACTTCGTCCTGCCCGATGACGTGGTGGACGTGGCCGAATCCGTATTGGCGCACCGGATCATCCTGGACCGCAAAGCTGCGAGCTCCGGTGATACGCCGCAGAGCATTCTTCGGGGCATCCTGGCTGCCCTGCCGGTTGCCCAGGAACCACCCGGCGCATGGCGCAGGGACAGGCACACCGCCTAG
- a CDS encoding TatD family hydrolase, translated as MCNSLAPAPYRAPSGDTDSRKEYPPPPEPLPVPVMDNHTHLDFRHGLIEVSVKDAMDSAEAVGVQGAVQVGCDLDSSRFTVQAVDADPRLLGAVAIHPNDAPVYAGRGELDSALAEIEELAGHPRIRAIGETGLDFFRTHGEGLVAQRYSFRRHIDIAKRLGLTLQIHDRDAHDDVVQVLMEEGAPERVVFHCFSGDEELARTCNQNGWYMSFAGTMTFKNAGNLRAALAIAEPRRILVETDSPFLTPHPHRGRPNASYMVPYTVRSMAEVTGDDLSELCSRLAENTLQAYGSWA; from the coding sequence ATGTGTAATTCGCTCGCTCCTGCTCCGTACCGCGCACCATCCGGGGATACAGATTCCCGCAAGGAGTACCCGCCCCCACCGGAACCCCTTCCCGTCCCCGTCATGGACAACCACACGCACTTGGATTTCAGGCACGGGCTGATAGAGGTTTCCGTCAAGGACGCCATGGATTCGGCCGAGGCTGTTGGGGTGCAGGGAGCCGTCCAGGTGGGCTGCGACCTGGACTCCTCCCGCTTTACCGTCCAGGCTGTGGACGCGGACCCCCGCCTGCTTGGGGCGGTGGCGATCCACCCCAACGATGCCCCGGTCTACGCGGGGCGCGGCGAACTGGACTCGGCCCTGGCCGAGATCGAAGAGCTGGCGGGCCACCCCCGAATCCGCGCCATCGGCGAAACGGGGTTGGATTTCTTCCGGACCCACGGGGAAGGGCTTGTGGCCCAGCGGTACTCCTTCCGGCGACACATAGATATTGCCAAGCGGCTGGGATTGACCTTGCAAATCCATGACCGTGACGCCCACGACGACGTGGTGCAGGTCCTGATGGAAGAAGGCGCCCCGGAACGGGTGGTGTTCCACTGTTTCTCCGGGGACGAAGAATTGGCCCGGACCTGCAACCAGAACGGGTGGTACATGTCGTTTGCCGGCACCATGACATTCAAGAACGCCGGGAACCTTCGCGCAGCCTTGGCGATCGCCGAACCACGCCGGATCCTGGTGGAAACCGATTCACCGTTCCTCACGCCCCACCCGCACCGTGGACGGCCCAATGCCAGCTACATGGTTCCGTACACGGTCCGGTCCATGGCTGAAGTGACAGGAGATGACCTCTCCGAGCTCTGTTCGCGCCTGGCGGAAAACACGCTCCAGGCCTACGGTTCATGGGCCTAG
- a CDS encoding resuscitation-promoting factor, with the protein MIKFFTTDGKFSFLKVGAQLLVVAALVVGVVAFVGNNKTVTLNVDGKVSSIQTFGGTVDQVVKAAKVELKDADRVSPALDARVDNGSVVNINLAKAVSIELDGARKTVNTNAPDVAALVSELGVASSSQISQPKEASLEVTGSFVSISTPKTISLVADGKDTSTTTTAADVATVLKDSGITVGANDRISQPGNAPIVQDMVIKVSRVDLSKTAEATEEVPFESVKTESADLYKGEEKVTQEGVAGSLVKTFKLVLVDGREASRALVSSNVTTKPVTEKVSVGTKARPVAAAPAKASAPTSSGPTGAPNEAMWDRIAQCESGGNWSINSGNGYYGGLQFSSPTWLANGGGAYAPNASLATKAQQIDIANRLYAKNGLRDWGCAHAA; encoded by the coding sequence GTGATCAAGTTCTTCACAACGGATGGCAAGTTCAGCTTCCTCAAAGTCGGTGCCCAGTTGCTGGTTGTTGCAGCGCTGGTGGTCGGTGTTGTCGCCTTCGTGGGCAACAACAAGACCGTCACCCTCAACGTGGACGGCAAGGTAAGTTCCATCCAGACCTTTGGCGGCACCGTTGACCAGGTGGTCAAGGCAGCCAAGGTCGAGCTGAAGGACGCAGACAGGGTTTCACCGGCCCTCGACGCCCGCGTAGACAACGGTTCCGTGGTGAACATCAACCTCGCCAAGGCCGTGTCCATTGAACTGGACGGTGCACGCAAGACCGTGAACACGAACGCCCCGGACGTTGCCGCGCTCGTCAGCGAACTCGGCGTGGCAAGCTCCTCCCAGATCTCCCAGCCCAAGGAAGCATCGCTGGAAGTCACCGGATCCTTCGTTTCCATCTCCACGCCCAAGACCATCAGCCTTGTGGCTGACGGCAAGGACACCAGCACCACCACGACGGCGGCGGACGTCGCCACTGTCCTCAAGGACTCCGGCATCACCGTCGGCGCCAACGACCGCATCTCACAGCCTGGCAACGCGCCCATCGTCCAGGACATGGTGATCAAGGTCTCCCGCGTGGACCTCAGCAAGACCGCCGAAGCCACCGAAGAGGTGCCTTTCGAAAGCGTGAAGACCGAATCCGCCGATCTGTACAAGGGCGAAGAAAAGGTGACCCAGGAAGGCGTAGCCGGTTCCCTGGTCAAGACTTTCAAGTTGGTCCTGGTTGACGGACGCGAAGCATCACGTGCCCTGGTTTCGAGCAATGTCACCACAAAGCCGGTCACCGAAAAGGTCAGCGTCGGCACCAAAGCCCGCCCCGTAGCTGCGGCTCCGGCCAAGGCTTCGGCCCCCACCTCCAGCGGTCCTACCGGCGCCCCGAACGAGGCAATGTGGGACAGGATCGCCCAGTGTGAATCCGGCGGAAACTGGTCCATCAACAGCGGCAACGGCTACTACGGCGGCCTCCAGTTCTCCAGCCCCACCTGGCTTGCCAACGGTGGCGGCGCCTATGCTCCGAACGCCAGCCTGGCCACCAAGGCCCAGCAGATCGACATCGCCAACCGCCTCTACGCCAAGAACGGGCTCCGCGACTGGGGCTGCGCGCACGCAGCCTGA
- the rsmA gene encoding 16S rRNA (adenine(1518)-N(6)/adenine(1519)-N(6))-dimethyltransferase RsmA encodes MTEPNSEPAAVAPLMGATDIRRLAEEIGVRPTKTLGQNFVIDGNTIRRIVSAANIDSGETVLEVGPGLGSLTLGLLDAAKTVVAVEIDPVLAEKLPATVRAWRPGAEENFHLVLSDAMKVTELPVPPTALVANLPYNVAVPVVLHLLQHFPSLQHGLVMVQDEVADRLAATPGSKIYGVPSVKAAWYGHMRKAGVIGMNVFWPAPKIHSGLVAFTRHDPPQTHATREQVFAVIDAAFAQRRKTLRAALAGWAGSAAEAERCLVAAGVDPTARGEVLDISAYVKIAEARHPVDA; translated from the coding sequence GTGACTGAACCGAATTCCGAACCCGCCGCCGTCGCGCCTTTGATGGGTGCCACTGACATTCGACGGCTTGCCGAGGAAATCGGTGTACGCCCCACGAAGACCCTCGGGCAGAACTTTGTCATCGACGGCAACACCATCCGCAGGATCGTATCTGCCGCAAACATCGACTCCGGTGAAACCGTGCTGGAGGTCGGCCCAGGTCTGGGATCCCTGACCCTCGGTTTGCTGGATGCCGCCAAGACCGTGGTGGCGGTGGAGATCGACCCCGTCCTGGCCGAAAAGCTGCCGGCAACCGTCCGGGCGTGGCGGCCCGGGGCGGAAGAGAACTTCCACCTGGTGCTTTCCGACGCCATGAAGGTCACCGAACTGCCCGTGCCCCCAACGGCATTGGTAGCCAACCTGCCCTACAACGTTGCCGTCCCGGTGGTGCTTCACCTGCTGCAGCACTTCCCGAGCCTGCAGCACGGCTTGGTCATGGTCCAGGACGAGGTAGCAGACCGGCTGGCTGCAACACCTGGCTCCAAGATCTACGGTGTTCCCTCCGTCAAGGCAGCCTGGTACGGGCATATGCGAAAAGCCGGCGTGATCGGCATGAACGTCTTTTGGCCCGCACCCAAAATCCATTCCGGGCTTGTGGCCTTCACCCGCCATGACCCGCCCCAAACCCATGCCACCCGCGAACAGGTCTTCGCCGTGATCGACGCCGCCTTTGCCCAGCGTCGGAAGACCCTCCGTGCAGCCCTGGCCGGCTGGGCCGGCAGTGCTGCAGAAGCAGAGCGCTGCCTGGTTGCGGCCGGCGTGGACCCCACCGCCCGCGGCGAGGTCCTGGACATCTCCGCCTACGTCAAAATCGCCGAAGCACGCCACCCCGTGGACGCATGA